A single window of Streptomyces griseoviridis DNA harbors:
- a CDS encoding YoaK family protein, whose product MSEQNSGPGDASEGERAAAPAAAPDPEARGVRLVVVLLALTVVSGLIDAVSYLGLGHVFTANMTGNVVVLGFAAAGAPGFSVPHTVTSLCFFLLGALVGGRVAATLGTGSRRAWTRRTLGAEAVLVGISALVAFLAPGARLTVYALIALTAFAMGLRNATVRKLGVPDLTTTVLTMTLTGLASDSRAGGGSGRRSPRRTASVVAMAAGAFLGAWLVVRHDLALPLLIAAVLSGVLALVASGRE is encoded by the coding sequence ATGAGCGAGCAGAACAGCGGCCCGGGTGACGCGTCCGAGGGCGAGCGGGCCGCCGCGCCGGCCGCGGCACCCGACCCGGAGGCCCGCGGGGTGCGTCTCGTCGTCGTCCTGCTGGCCCTGACCGTCGTCAGCGGCCTCATCGACGCCGTCAGCTATCTGGGCCTCGGCCATGTCTTCACCGCGAACATGACAGGCAATGTGGTGGTGCTCGGCTTCGCCGCCGCGGGAGCGCCCGGCTTCTCCGTGCCGCACACCGTCACCTCCCTCTGCTTCTTCCTGCTCGGCGCGCTGGTGGGCGGCCGGGTCGCGGCCACCCTCGGCACCGGATCGCGCCGCGCCTGGACCCGCCGCACCCTCGGCGCCGAGGCCGTCCTGGTCGGGATCTCGGCGCTGGTCGCCTTCCTCGCGCCGGGCGCCCGTCTCACCGTCTACGCGCTGATCGCCCTGACGGCCTTCGCGATGGGGCTGCGCAACGCGACGGTCCGCAAGCTGGGCGTCCCCGACCTGACGACGACGGTCCTCACCATGACCCTCACCGGGCTCGCCTCCGACTCCCGCGCGGGCGGCGGCTCGGGCCGCCGCTCCCCGCGCCGCACCGCGTCCGTCGTCGCCATGGCCGCCGGCGCGTTCCTCGGCGCCTGGCTGGTGGTCCGCCACGACCTGGCCCTGCCGCTGCTGATCGCGGCGGTGCTGTCGGGGGTGCTCGCCCTGGTGGCGTCGGGGCGGGAGTAG
- a CDS encoding ECF transporter S component, with protein sequence MSGPGSRGGRAAPAVVRLGPRAVAALVLVGGVGVAAFGWPFLAPPTSQVAAHAQDAPWLFAGLLVLLVAVVAATVSESGLGPKAVAMLGVLAATGAALRPIGAGTAGIEPMFFLMVLSGRVLGPGFGFTLGSLTMFASALLTGGVGPWMPFQMLAMGWFTMGAGLLPGPDRLRGGGERALLAGYGFLAAFAYGTLMNLAGWPFMSGLASNVGFDAAAGVPANLARFAAYCLATSVGWDLGRAVVTVVLTLTAGPAVLRALRRATRRAAFETGVTFEDHGGSPRGHPTAVDR encoded by the coding sequence ATGAGCGGGCCCGGGTCGCGCGGGGGCCGGGCCGCGCCCGCCGTGGTGAGGCTGGGCCCGCGGGCCGTCGCCGCGCTCGTCCTGGTCGGCGGTGTCGGGGTGGCCGCCTTCGGGTGGCCGTTCCTCGCGCCGCCGACCTCGCAGGTCGCGGCGCACGCGCAGGACGCGCCGTGGCTGTTCGCGGGGCTGCTGGTGCTGCTGGTCGCCGTGGTGGCGGCGACGGTCTCCGAGTCGGGGCTCGGGCCCAAGGCGGTCGCCATGCTCGGGGTGCTGGCCGCGACCGGGGCGGCGCTGCGGCCGATCGGCGCGGGCACGGCGGGGATCGAGCCGATGTTCTTCCTGATGGTGCTGAGCGGGCGGGTCCTCGGCCCCGGTTTCGGCTTCACGCTGGGCTCGCTCACCATGTTCGCGTCGGCGCTGCTGACCGGCGGGGTGGGTCCGTGGATGCCGTTCCAGATGCTGGCGATGGGCTGGTTCACGATGGGCGCGGGCCTGCTGCCCGGCCCTGACCGTCTCAGGGGCGGCGGGGAGCGGGCGCTGCTGGCCGGGTACGGCTTCCTGGCCGCGTTCGCCTACGGCACGCTGATGAACCTCGCGGGCTGGCCCTTCATGAGCGGCCTGGCCTCGAACGTCGGTTTCGACGCGGCGGCGGGCGTGCCGGCGAACCTGGCCAGGTTCGCCGCGTACTGCCTGGCCACCTCGGTGGGCTGGGACCTGGGCCGGGCCGTCGTCACCGTCGTGCTGACCCTGACGGCCGGGCCCGCGGTGCTGCGGGCGCTGCGCAGGGCGACGCGGCGGGCGGCCTTCGAGACCGGCGTCACGTTCGAGGACCACGGAGGGTCGCCGCGGGGCCACCCGACGGCCGTTGACCGGTGA
- a CDS encoding bifunctional glycosyltransferase 87/phosphatase PAP2 family protein, with protein MANVEHSGRRPGDAFEAVGGRLGVARLGLWLIAAVLAIRQLTAVLGTPRGDRLTDLETWVGPHGVLHVKGSLYDSTRFTGTPFSGLVLKPLTRTAEQALGWGWTFGTLLLVVALGLVAARALPQPVSRRTSLLAAPVAISLLMLSLPVRNTLWLGQTSIIPVLLVLLGCFVVRGRYAGGLLIGVAAAFQPTVLLFAPLLWFTARRRAAVTAGAAFVACTLLAWAALPHDSYTYWVHHMAGTGLGGPADDLANQSLHGALLRLGLTGPLEIGLFLALGTAVAFLGVRRAVRYARDGQLLLAVAVTGCAAVAVSPTTWQHQLLWVLLAVVGRVGRRASDRYVWPVAVVLLMTLPAKMLLPNMAAVYVLRDNVVLLAALLAATVVPFLARTSPYYRSPVPTEYAAPVPTRFRHVPLLPFLRRVLTRPNLLLELLLIRVTYAAYAKVRLAATGGSNSAGRERAEGHAHQILDIERFLHIDIEHWANHAVVKVGWLRDFFDFYYESFHFVVPLTVLAVLYWRRPVDYRWARATLGFATLLALVGFWLYPLAPPRLLPGLGIIDTVHGVQDFSKPDYGTLTALTNQYAAMPSLHFGWSLWCGVAIAVIAPKAWMKALGLLHPLFTVSAIVATGNHWVLDAVGGAAVVAGGFGLAYLLQGPRAKDVRAPAGAGNDDRRPVRESAPST; from the coding sequence GTGGCGAACGTGGAGCACAGCGGGCGACGGCCGGGGGACGCGTTCGAGGCGGTGGGGGGACGCCTGGGCGTCGCGCGGCTGGGGCTGTGGCTGATCGCCGCGGTCCTCGCGATACGGCAGCTGACCGCCGTCCTCGGCACCCCGCGGGGCGACCGGCTCACGGACCTGGAGACCTGGGTCGGGCCGCACGGCGTCCTGCATGTCAAGGGGTCCCTGTACGACTCGACGCGGTTCACCGGCACCCCGTTCTCCGGCCTGGTCCTCAAGCCGCTCACCCGCACCGCGGAACAGGCCCTCGGCTGGGGCTGGACCTTCGGCACCCTGCTGCTGGTCGTCGCGCTCGGCCTGGTCGCCGCCCGCGCCCTGCCGCAGCCCGTCAGCCGCCGTACCTCGCTGCTGGCCGCACCCGTCGCGATCAGCCTGCTGATGCTGTCGCTGCCGGTGCGCAACACGCTCTGGCTCGGCCAGACCAGCATCATCCCGGTGCTGCTGGTGCTCCTCGGCTGCTTCGTGGTCCGCGGCCGCTACGCGGGCGGCCTGCTGATCGGCGTCGCCGCCGCCTTCCAGCCGACCGTGCTGCTGTTCGCGCCGCTGCTCTGGTTCACCGCCCGCCGCCGGGCCGCCGTCACCGCCGGCGCCGCCTTCGTCGCCTGCACCCTGCTCGCCTGGGCGGCGCTGCCGCACGACTCGTACACCTACTGGGTGCACCACATGGCGGGCACCGGACTCGGCGGGCCCGCCGACGACCTCGCCAACCAGTCCCTGCACGGCGCCCTGCTGCGCCTCGGCCTGACCGGGCCGCTGGAGATCGGCCTGTTCCTGGCCCTCGGCACCGCCGTCGCCTTCCTCGGGGTGCGCAGGGCCGTCCGCTACGCGCGCGACGGCCAGCTGCTCCTCGCGGTCGCCGTCACCGGCTGCGCCGCCGTCGCCGTCTCCCCGACCACCTGGCAGCACCAGCTGCTGTGGGTGCTGCTCGCGGTCGTCGGCCGGGTCGGCAGGCGCGCCTCCGACCGGTACGTGTGGCCGGTCGCCGTGGTGCTGCTGATGACGCTGCCCGCGAAGATGCTGCTGCCGAACATGGCGGCCGTCTACGTCCTGCGGGACAACGTCGTGCTGCTCGCCGCGCTGCTCGCGGCGACCGTCGTGCCGTTCCTCGCGCGCACCTCCCCGTACTACCGCTCGCCGGTCCCCACCGAGTACGCGGCGCCGGTCCCGACCCGGTTCCGCCACGTGCCGCTGCTGCCGTTCCTGCGCCGGGTCCTCACCCGCCCCAACCTCCTGCTCGAACTCCTCCTCATCCGCGTCACCTACGCCGCCTACGCCAAGGTCAGGCTCGCCGCGACCGGCGGCAGCAACTCCGCGGGCCGCGAGCGGGCCGAGGGCCACGCGCACCAGATCCTCGACATCGAGCGGTTCCTGCACATCGACATCGAGCACTGGGCCAACCACGCGGTGGTGAAGGTCGGCTGGCTGCGGGACTTCTTCGACTTCTACTACGAGTCCTTCCACTTCGTCGTGCCGCTGACCGTGCTCGCCGTGCTGTACTGGCGCCGCCCGGTCGACTACCGGTGGGCCCGCGCCACCCTCGGCTTCGCGACCCTGCTCGCCCTGGTCGGCTTCTGGCTCTACCCGCTGGCCCCGCCCCGGCTGCTGCCCGGCCTCGGGATCATCGACACCGTGCACGGCGTCCAGGACTTCTCCAAGCCGGACTACGGCACCCTGACCGCCCTCACCAACCAGTACGCGGCCATGCCGTCCCTGCACTTCGGCTGGTCCCTGTGGTGCGGGGTGGCCATCGCCGTCATCGCGCCCAAGGCGTGGATGAAGGCACTCGGCCTGCTGCACCCGCTGTTCACCGTCTCCGCGATCGTGGCGACCGGCAACCACTGGGTGCTCGACGCGGTCGGCGGCGCGGCCGTCGTCGCCGGCGGCTTCGGGCTCGCGTATCTCCTCCAGGGGCCGCGCGCCAAGGACGTGCGCGCGCCCGCCGGGGCGGGCAACGACGACCGGCGGCCCGTCAGGGAGTCCGCCCCGAGCACCTGA
- a CDS encoding steroid 3-ketoacyl-CoA thiolase, whose protein sequence is MAAEPVIVEAVRTPIGKRGGALAQLHPAYLLGETYREVLGRTGIPADAVEQIVGGTVTHAGEQSMNPARTAWLAMGLPYETAATTVDCQCGSSQQAAHLTANMIAAGVIDVGISCGVEAMSRVPLGSGSKHGPGKPFPDEWNVDLPNQFEAAERIARHRGLTREDVDALGLLSQERAAAAWAEERFKRETFAVQVPTTEEEQRAGQGMWRLVDRDEGLRDTSMEALARLKPVMPTAVHTAGNSSQISDGAAAVMWASKRMARALKLRPRARIVAQALVGSDPHFHLDGPVDATRAVLGKAGMSLKDIDVVEINEAFASVVLSWTRVFGQDLEKVNVNGGGIALGHPVGATGARLITTALHELERADKEFALVTMCAGGGLATGTILQRL, encoded by the coding sequence ATGGCCGCGGAACCCGTGATCGTCGAAGCCGTACGGACCCCCATCGGCAAGCGCGGCGGCGCGCTCGCCCAGCTGCACCCCGCCTATCTCCTGGGCGAGACCTACCGAGAAGTCCTCGGCCGCACCGGCATCCCCGCCGACGCGGTCGAACAGATCGTGGGCGGCACGGTCACCCACGCGGGCGAGCAGTCCATGAACCCCGCCCGCACCGCCTGGCTGGCCATGGGCCTGCCGTACGAGACGGCGGCGACGACCGTCGACTGCCAGTGCGGCTCCTCGCAGCAGGCCGCGCACCTGACCGCCAACATGATCGCGGCGGGCGTCATCGACGTCGGGATCAGCTGCGGGGTCGAGGCGATGAGCCGGGTGCCGCTCGGGTCGGGCTCCAAACACGGCCCGGGGAAGCCGTTCCCCGACGAGTGGAACGTCGACCTGCCCAACCAGTTCGAGGCGGCCGAACGCATCGCCAGGCACCGCGGGCTGACCCGCGAGGACGTCGACGCGCTCGGGCTGCTCTCCCAGGAGCGGGCGGCGGCGGCCTGGGCCGAGGAGCGGTTCAAGCGGGAGACGTTCGCCGTGCAGGTGCCCACCACGGAGGAGGAGCAGCGGGCGGGCCAGGGCATGTGGCGCCTCGTCGACCGGGACGAGGGGCTGCGGGACACGTCGATGGAGGCGCTGGCGCGGCTGAAGCCGGTCATGCCGACGGCCGTGCACACGGCCGGGAACTCGTCGCAGATCAGCGACGGCGCGGCGGCCGTGATGTGGGCGTCGAAGCGGATGGCCCGCGCGCTGAAGCTGCGGCCGCGGGCCCGGATCGTCGCGCAGGCGCTCGTCGGCTCCGACCCGCACTTCCATCTGGACGGTCCCGTCGACGCGACCCGGGCGGTGCTCGGCAAGGCGGGCATGTCGCTGAAGGACATCGACGTCGTCGAGATCAACGAGGCCTTCGCGTCGGTGGTGTTGAGCTGGACGCGGGTCTTCGGGCAGGACCTGGAGAAGGTCAACGTGAACGGCGGCGGGATCGCGCTCGGGCATCCGGTCGGCGCGACGGGCGCCCGGCTCATCACCACGGCGCTGCACGAACTGGAGCGCGCGGACAAGGAGTTCGCGCTGGTGACGATGTGCGCGGGCGGCGGCCTCGCCACCGGGACCATCCTCCAGCGCCTTTAG
- the proP gene encoding glycine betaine/L-proline transporter ProP, whose protein sequence is MATAEITPAPVREAPSPGSADVTVTDPALVRRAVKAAALGNAMEWFDFGVYSYIAVTLGKVFFPSGSPTVQLLSTFGAFAAAFLVRPLGGLVFGPLGDRVGRQKILALTMIMMAAGTFAIGLIPSYGSIGVGAPLLLLAARLVQGFSTGGEYAGASTFIAEYAPDKRRGFLGSWLEFGTLAGYIGGAGLVTLMTALLSSDDLLSWGWRIPFLIAGPMGIVGLYLRMRLEETPAFAAEARNTGNTGNSGNTGKSGKSGKSGTERPKVPLREMVAGQWRALLLCVGLVLVFNVTDYMLLSYMPSYLTSELKYDETHGLLVVLAVMALMMVVQPFAGALTDRVGRRPVIAAGCAGFLFLSVPALLLIRQGSLLAIGLGMGALGLLLVCFTASMPSALPALFPTRVRYGSLSIGFNVSVSLFGGTTPLVVTALIGATGNLMMPAYYMMAAAVIGGFAVWRMTESAGRPLPGSAPSVAPR, encoded by the coding sequence TTGGCGACCGCCGAGATCACCCCTGCCCCCGTCCGCGAGGCACCTTCCCCCGGCTCCGCCGATGTCACCGTCACCGACCCCGCGCTGGTCAGGCGGGCCGTCAAGGCGGCCGCGCTGGGCAATGCGATGGAGTGGTTCGACTTCGGCGTCTACAGCTACATCGCGGTGACGCTCGGCAAGGTCTTCTTCCCCTCCGGCAGCCCGACCGTGCAGCTCCTGTCGACGTTCGGCGCCTTCGCGGCGGCCTTCCTGGTCCGCCCGCTCGGCGGTCTCGTCTTCGGTCCGCTGGGCGACCGGGTGGGCCGGCAGAAGATCCTCGCCCTCACGATGATCATGATGGCGGCGGGCACCTTCGCGATCGGCCTGATCCCGTCCTACGGCTCGATCGGCGTCGGGGCGCCGCTGCTGCTCCTGGCCGCCCGGCTGGTGCAGGGCTTCTCGACCGGCGGCGAGTACGCGGGCGCCTCCACGTTCATCGCGGAGTACGCGCCGGACAAGCGGCGCGGCTTCCTCGGCAGCTGGCTGGAGTTCGGCACGCTCGCCGGGTACATCGGCGGCGCGGGCCTGGTCACGCTGATGACGGCGCTGCTGTCCAGCGACGACCTGCTCTCCTGGGGCTGGCGCATCCCGTTCCTGATCGCGGGCCCGATGGGCATCGTCGGCCTGTATCTGCGGATGCGCCTGGAGGAGACCCCGGCGTTCGCGGCGGAGGCCAGGAACACCGGGAACACCGGGAACAGCGGGAACACCGGGAAGTCCGGGAAGTCCGGGAAGTCCGGGACCGAGCGTCCCAAGGTGCCGCTGCGCGAGATGGTCGCGGGGCAGTGGCGGGCGCTGCTGCTCTGCGTGGGCCTGGTGCTGGTCTTCAACGTCACCGACTACATGCTGCTGTCGTACATGCCGAGCTATCTGACCAGCGAGCTGAAGTACGACGAGACGCACGGCCTGCTGGTCGTGCTCGCGGTGATGGCCCTGATGATGGTCGTCCAGCCGTTCGCGGGCGCCCTGACCGACCGCGTCGGACGCCGACCGGTGATCGCGGCGGGGTGCGCCGGGTTCCTGTTCCTGTCGGTGCCCGCCCTGCTGCTGATCCGGCAGGGCAGCCTGCTCGCGATCGGCCTCGGCATGGGCGCCCTGGGGCTGCTTCTGGTCTGCTTCACCGCCTCGATGCCGTCCGCGCTGCCCGCGCTGTTCCCGACCCGGGTGCGCTACGGCTCGCTGTCGATCGGGTTCAACGTGTCCGTGTCGCTGTTCGGCGGGACGACCCCGCTGGTGGTCACGGCCCTGATCGGCGCCACCGGGAACCTGATGATGCCCGCCTATTACATGATGGCGGCGGCCGTGATCGGCGGCTTCGCGGTGTGGCGGATGACCGAGTCGGCGGGCCGCCCGCTGCCCGGTTCGGCACCCTCGGTGGCCCCTCGGTAG
- a CDS encoding transglycosylase SLT domain-containing protein, whose protein sequence is MLVSRIARISPKKALASAAVAAATTGMVLTAAPAHAATTGSSSAQAVAQKMIPDKAQYAAFSNIVSHESGWNVTATNSSSGAYGLVQALPGSKMASSGADWKTNPATQIKWGLDYMNSRYGSPTAAWSFWQANGWY, encoded by the coding sequence GTGCTCGTCTCCCGCATCGCCCGCATCTCCCCGAAGAAGGCCCTCGCCTCCGCCGCCGTGGCCGCCGCCACCACCGGCATGGTGCTGACCGCGGCTCCCGCTCACGCCGCGACCACCGGCTCGTCCTCCGCCCAGGCCGTGGCGCAGAAGATGATCCCGGACAAGGCGCAGTACGCCGCGTTCAGCAACATCGTCTCCCACGAGAGCGGCTGGAACGTGACGGCGACCAACTCGTCCTCCGGCGCCTACGGCCTGGTCCAGGCCCTGCCGGGCTCGAAGATGGCCTCCTCGGGCGCGGACTGGAAGACCAACCCCGCCACCCAGATCAAGTGGGGTCTCGACTACATGAACTCCCGCTACGGCAGCCCGACGGCCGCCTGGTCCTTCTGGCAGGCGAACGGCTGGTACTGA
- a CDS encoding cytochrome P450 — MSCPALPDGFDLTDPDLLHHRVPLPEFAALRQAEPVRWIPQAGNVAGFQDEGYWAVTRHADVKYVSTHPEIFSSYLNTAIIRFNEHMARDAIDAQRLILLNMDPPEHTRVRQIVQRVFTPRAIRALEDRLRERADAIARAARARAGSFDFVTEVACELPLQAIAELIGIPQADRTRIFEWSNRMIAYDDPEYAITEEVGAESATELIAYAMNMAADRKQCPAEDIVSTLVAAEDEGNLNSDEFGFFVLMLAVAGNETTRNAITHGMHAFLTHPEQWELFKRERPQTTAEEIVRWAAPVNAFQRTATQDTELGGKRIRKGDRVGIFYASANHDPEVFTDPDAFDITRDPNPHLGFGGGGPHFCLGKSLAVLEINLIFGAIAEAMPGLTLAGDPRRLRSAWINGVKELQVRAG; from the coding sequence ATGTCCTGTCCAGCCCTCCCCGACGGGTTCGACCTCACCGACCCCGATCTGCTCCACCACCGGGTCCCGCTGCCGGAGTTCGCCGCGCTGCGGCAGGCCGAGCCGGTCCGCTGGATCCCCCAGGCGGGCAACGTAGCCGGGTTCCAGGACGAGGGCTACTGGGCGGTCACCCGGCACGCGGACGTCAAGTACGTTTCCACGCATCCGGAGATCTTCTCCTCGTACCTCAACACGGCGATCATCCGCTTCAACGAGCACATGGCGCGCGACGCGATCGACGCGCAGCGGCTGATCCTGCTCAACATGGACCCGCCCGAGCACACCCGGGTCCGCCAGATCGTGCAGCGCGTCTTCACCCCGCGCGCCATCCGGGCCCTGGAGGACCGGCTGCGCGAGCGGGCCGACGCCATCGCCCGCGCCGCCCGCGCCCGCGCGGGCTCCTTCGACTTCGTCACCGAGGTCGCCTGCGAACTGCCCCTCCAGGCCATCGCCGAACTCATCGGCATCCCGCAGGCCGACCGCACCCGGATCTTCGAGTGGTCCAACCGGATGATCGCCTACGACGACCCCGAGTACGCCATCACCGAGGAGGTCGGCGCCGAGTCCGCCACCGAACTCATCGCCTACGCCATGAACATGGCCGCCGACCGCAAGCAGTGCCCGGCCGAGGACATCGTCAGCACACTGGTGGCCGCCGAGGACGAAGGCAACCTGAACTCCGACGAGTTCGGCTTCTTCGTGCTGATGCTGGCGGTCGCGGGCAACGAGACCACCCGCAACGCCATCACCCACGGCATGCACGCCTTCCTCACCCACCCCGAGCAGTGGGAGCTGTTCAAGCGGGAGCGTCCGCAGACCACCGCCGAGGAGATCGTGCGCTGGGCGGCGCCCGTCAACGCGTTCCAGCGGACCGCGACCCAGGACACCGAACTCGGCGGCAAGCGGATCAGGAAGGGCGACCGGGTCGGCATCTTCTACGCCTCCGCCAACCACGACCCGGAGGTCTTCACCGACCCCGACGCCTTCGACATCACCCGCGACCCCAACCCGCACCTCGGCTTCGGCGGCGGCGGGCCGCACTTCTGCCTCGGCAAGTCCCTCGCGGTCCTGGAGATCAACCTGATCTTCGGCGCCATCGCCGAGGCGATGCCCGGCCTCACCCTGGCGGGCGACCCGCGCAGGCTCCGCTCGGCCTGGATCAACGGCGTGAAGGAACTCCAGGTCAGGGCGGGCTGA
- a CDS encoding helix-turn-helix domain-containing protein, producing the protein MTHINPLDPGASPLDYYGFELRRHREAAGLTQRQLGDIVNYTGSLVGQVETARKLPTQIFSERVDAALGTGGLLSRLVELVMRSQLPTWFQKVAELQSKATQIYSFELGIVPGLFQTEAYARAVLGVIDRSNLEDRTTVRLARQRLLEKEDPPFVWVVIGEAALRQSIGGPRTMRGQLTRLLSYEDSHRVNIQVLPFSAGAHAGMIGSFDLYRFTNDPPIAYTEGYNSAHPTADPETVRAFSHRYDHLQAAALSLKDTAELIRCVMAESYGEHLV; encoded by the coding sequence GTGACCCACATCAACCCGCTCGACCCGGGCGCCTCGCCACTCGACTACTACGGCTTCGAACTGCGACGGCACCGCGAGGCCGCCGGGCTGACGCAGCGTCAGCTCGGCGACATCGTCAACTACACCGGGTCACTGGTCGGTCAGGTCGAGACCGCCCGCAAACTGCCCACCCAGATCTTCAGCGAACGGGTGGACGCCGCCCTCGGCACCGGCGGCCTCCTGTCGCGACTCGTCGAACTGGTCATGCGCAGCCAACTCCCCACCTGGTTCCAGAAAGTGGCGGAACTCCAGTCCAAGGCCACCCAGATCTACTCCTTCGAACTGGGCATCGTGCCCGGCCTCTTCCAGACCGAGGCGTACGCGCGCGCCGTGCTCGGCGTCATCGACCGGTCCAACCTGGAGGACCGCACCACCGTGCGCCTCGCCAGGCAGCGCCTCCTCGAGAAGGAGGACCCGCCGTTCGTCTGGGTGGTGATCGGCGAGGCCGCGCTGCGCCAGTCGATCGGCGGCCCGCGCACCATGCGCGGCCAGCTGACCCGGCTCCTGTCCTACGAGGACAGCCACCGGGTCAACATCCAGGTGCTGCCGTTCTCGGCCGGCGCGCACGCGGGGATGATCGGCTCGTTCGACCTCTACCGCTTCACCAACGACCCGCCCATCGCCTACACCGAGGGCTACAACAGCGCGCACCCCACCGCCGACCCGGAGACCGTCAGGGCGTTCTCGCACCGCTACGACCACCTCCAGGCCGCCGCCCTCTCCCTGAAGGACACGGCGGAGCTGATCCGGTGCGTGATGGCGGAGAGCTACGGAGAGCACCTGGTGTGA